One Gordonia mangrovi genomic region harbors:
- a CDS encoding lysoplasmalogenase family protein, protein MTASAGRIQRRLDRGRDAYFVAAAAATAAGAAHHRSLAALTKPLPLLLLGTRIARRAGARSAFDNALLAGAIAFSTAGDRAMLLEEFADEPTEKDRHLRVGASLFAGAQLCLTAAMMRRGARPGARGLITRAAVLAESATVLALHRPRLLPVLGGYGNTLALMSATAAGMSDPQPAMRTGGLLFLASDLTIINRRHLVRNRRLAAAGEAWVLASYFAAQWLLLTGLGATRGDED, encoded by the coding sequence GTGACGGCCTCCGCCGGGCGTATCCAGCGACGGCTCGACCGAGGCCGCGACGCCTACTTTGTCGCGGCCGCCGCAGCGACAGCGGCAGGTGCTGCCCACCATCGCTCTCTGGCAGCCCTCACCAAACCGCTGCCCCTGCTGCTGCTCGGCACCCGTATCGCACGGCGCGCAGGTGCCCGGTCGGCGTTCGACAATGCCCTGCTCGCCGGCGCGATTGCGTTCTCCACCGCCGGCGATCGCGCGATGTTGCTCGAGGAGTTCGCCGATGAACCCACCGAGAAGGATCGGCATCTGCGGGTCGGCGCCTCCCTGTTCGCCGGCGCGCAGTTGTGCCTGACCGCCGCGATGATGCGTCGCGGGGCACGGCCCGGCGCGCGTGGCCTGATCACCCGCGCCGCGGTACTCGCCGAATCCGCGACCGTCCTCGCGCTGCACCGCCCCCGCCTGCTGCCGGTGCTCGGCGGCTACGGCAACACCCTGGCACTGATGTCGGCGACGGCGGCCGGGATGTCTGACCCCCAACCGGCGATGCGGACGGGCGGGCTGCTCTTCCTGGCCTCCGACCTGACGATCATCAACCGCCGCCATCTCGTCCGTAACCGACGCCTGGCGGCGGCCGGCGAGGCATGGGTACTCGCGAGCTACTTCGCCGCACAGTGGTTGCTGCTGACCGGTCTTGGCGCCACCCGCGGCGACGAGGACTGA
- a CDS encoding sugar porter family MFS transporter, whose amino-acid sequence MAQSHNPEAAEQHTAKVIGVTVAAAVGGFLFGFDSSVVNGAVESIEDTFGMAELLTGFAVAIALLGCALGAWFAGRLADVWGRKRVMLLGSALFIINSIGTAYTQTVPDLLLWRVLGGIGIGIASVIAPAYIAEIAPARFRGALGSLQQLAITLGIFAALLSDTLLQNAAGGPENDLWWGLEAWRWMFLVGVVPAAVYGILALLIPESPRYLVGRHRDEEAARILQEVTGEPNPLDRVKEIRITVKREARTSLKDIRGPSFGLHPLLWVGIWLAIFQQFVGINAIFYYSTTLWQSVGFTTDEAFVTSVITAAINVGMTFVAILFVDRVGRRKLLLSGSVGMFIGLVLACIAFTQASYLDSGTVGDTTCTPGNTNADCLALPDPWGPVALVGANLFVIFFAATWGPVMWVMLGEMFPNRIRGVALGVCTAANWLANFTISMLFPEMSKTVGLGWIYGFFAFCAAASFFFVRSKVEETKGMELEEMDAAAESRLTQLEAIRSAKAGRR is encoded by the coding sequence ATGGCGCAGTCGCACAACCCCGAGGCCGCTGAGCAACATACCGCGAAGGTCATCGGCGTCACGGTCGCCGCCGCGGTCGGCGGGTTCCTGTTCGGCTTCGACAGTTCGGTCGTCAACGGTGCCGTCGAGTCGATCGAGGACACCTTCGGCATGGCCGAGCTGCTCACCGGATTCGCAGTGGCCATCGCGCTGCTCGGTTGCGCACTCGGTGCCTGGTTCGCCGGCCGACTCGCCGACGTGTGGGGCCGCAAGCGCGTCATGCTGCTCGGGTCGGCGTTGTTCATCATCAACTCGATCGGTACCGCGTACACCCAGACCGTGCCCGATCTGCTGCTGTGGCGTGTGTTGGGCGGCATCGGTATCGGTATCGCGTCGGTGATCGCACCCGCCTACATCGCCGAGATCGCACCGGCCCGGTTCCGCGGCGCGCTCGGTTCGTTGCAGCAGTTGGCGATCACGCTCGGCATCTTCGCGGCCCTGCTGTCGGACACGCTGCTGCAGAACGCCGCCGGAGGTCCGGAGAACGATCTGTGGTGGGGCCTGGAGGCCTGGCGCTGGATGTTCCTGGTCGGCGTGGTGCCCGCGGCGGTGTACGGAATCCTCGCGCTGCTGATTCCCGAGTCGCCCCGCTACCTCGTGGGGCGCCACCGCGACGAGGAGGCCGCGCGAATCCTGCAGGAGGTCACCGGCGAACCCAATCCGCTGGACCGGGTCAAGGAGATCCGGATCACGGTCAAACGCGAGGCCCGCACCTCGTTGAAGGACATCCGTGGTCCCTCCTTCGGGCTGCATCCCCTGCTGTGGGTGGGTATCTGGCTGGCGATCTTCCAGCAGTTCGTCGGCATCAACGCGATCTTCTACTACTCGACCACCCTGTGGCAGTCGGTCGGCTTCACCACCGACGAGGCATTCGTCACGTCCGTGATCACCGCAGCGATCAATGTCGGGATGACCTTCGTGGCAATCCTGTTCGTCGACCGCGTCGGTCGGCGCAAGCTGTTGCTGAGTGGCTCCGTCGGCATGTTCATCGGACTCGTCTTGGCGTGTATCGCATTCACCCAGGCGTCCTACCTCGATTCCGGCACCGTCGGTGACACGACCTGTACGCCCGGCAACACCAACGCCGATTGCCTTGCGCTTCCGGATCCCTGGGGCCCGGTGGCGCTGGTCGGCGCGAACCTGTTCGTGATCTTCTTCGCCGCGACGTGGGGCCCGGTGATGTGGGTGATGCTGGGCGAGATGTTCCCCAACCGCATCCGCGGTGTCGCGCTCGGTGTGTGCACCGCGGCGAATTGGCTGGCGAACTTCACCATCTCGATGCTGTTCCCGGAGATGAGCAAGACCGTCGGGCTCGGATGGATCTACGGCTTCTTCGCCTTCTGTGCCGCAGCGTCGTTCTTCTTCGTGCGATCCAAGGTGGAGGAGACCAAGGGGATGGAACTCGAGGAGATGGATGCCGCCGCCGAATCGCGCCTCACCCAACTCGAGGCGATCCGCTCGGCGAAGGCCGGGCGGCGCTGA
- a CDS encoding HhH-GPD-type base excision DNA repair protein — translation MANLQIAQDPAADALLSTDAFALLTGMLLDQQFPMERAFAGPAKIRDRFGTMEPNAIAAADPEAFADLCATPPAIHRYGRSMAGRVQALAQVVVDEYGGDTEQIWTGASSGADLFDRIRALPGFGDQKAKIFTALLAKQLGVKPSGWTKVVGDYGKAGFRSVADVTDPVSLQKVRDFKKAAKAAAKKS, via the coding sequence ATGGCGAATCTCCAGATTGCGCAGGACCCGGCCGCCGATGCCCTGCTGTCCACCGACGCCTTCGCACTGCTGACCGGGATGTTGCTGGATCAGCAGTTTCCGATGGAGCGGGCATTCGCCGGGCCGGCCAAGATCCGCGATCGATTCGGGACCATGGAACCGAATGCCATCGCGGCCGCCGACCCGGAGGCGTTCGCCGATCTGTGTGCGACACCGCCCGCGATCCACCGCTACGGCCGCTCGATGGCCGGCCGGGTACAGGCGCTGGCCCAGGTCGTCGTCGACGAGTACGGCGGCGACACCGAGCAGATCTGGACCGGGGCGTCCTCGGGCGCCGACCTGTTCGACCGCATCCGCGCCCTGCCCGGTTTCGGCGATCAGAAGGCGAAGATCTTCACCGCGCTGTTGGCCAAGCAGCTCGGCGTGAAACCGTCCGGCTGGACGAAGGTGGTCGGCGACTACGGCAAGGCCGGCTTCCGGTCGGTCGCCGACGTGACCGACCCGGTGTCACTGCAGAAGGTGCGCGACTTCAAGAAGGCGGCCAAGGCGGCCGCCAAGAAGAGCTGA